The DNA region TCCCACTTATTAAGGGTTTAAAGGGCTTTTTATATTTTTCATTAGCCGTGAGAGACAAAGCACCCAAGGTGCGTCCGTGAAAGGAATTTTTAAAGGCAATGAAAGATGGGTTTTTAATACCCTTATTAAAGGCATATTTTTTAGCGACTTTCATAGCACCCTCAACGCTCTCTGTGCCCGAATTTGTGAAAAAAACGCGGGAGAGTTGTGAGGCTTTAGCCAAATTTTTTGCAGCTTTTAGGGCTTCTTCATTAAAATAAAGATTACTCGTATGAAGAAGTTTATCAATTTGTTTTTTTAAAGCCTGATTAAAGAGCTTATGATTGTAACCCAAAGCACACACACCTATACCGCTAGAAAAATCCAAAAATTCCCTATTTTTATCATCATAAAGATAAACGCTCTCGCCCCTTGCTAGAGTGAGTTCAAATTTATTATAAATTTCAAGTAACATTTAAACCACCAAAGTCCCTATACCCTCATCGGTAAAAATTTCAAGCAATAAGCTATGCTTCACGCGTCCGTCTAAAATATGCACTTTTTTCACGCCATTTTCACACGCATCAATGCAAGAGCGTAATTTAACAAGCATACCACCCTGCAAAGAGCTAAGAAGCTCTTTTGCTTCGCTAAGGCTGATTTTTGAGATGAGCGAGTTTTTATCCTCGTAATTTCTATAAAGTCCCGCTATATCGCTTAAAAAAACAAGCTTTTCCGCCTTTAAAGCCTTAGCCAACTCACAAGCGGCGTCATCAGCGTTAATATTGTAAGTGTTTAAATTTTCGTCCATACCCACAGGGGCGATCACAGGCAAAAAGTCCTTCTCTAAAAGCTCGTTTAAAATTCCCACTTTTACCTTAGAAATTTCACCCACAAAGCCTAAATCCTCGTCCTTCTTGACACAATGCAAAAGTCCTGCATCCTTACCGCAAATGCCTATGGCTTTCACGCCTAAGCACTCTAAATTTTGCACTAAATTCTTATTGATTTGCAAAAGTGCCATTTCGGCGATTTTAGTCGTTTCTTGATCGCTGATTCTAAGTCCGTTTTTAAATTCACTTTTCACACCCAAATTTTCACAAAGTCTTGAGATATCCTTACCCCCACCATGAACAATCACAGGCTTTAAGCCCACAAGTTTTAAAAGTGCTATATCTTGCATAACGCAGTGCTTTAGCTCCTCATTTTCCATAGCAGAGCCGCCGTATTTAATCAAAACAATTTTAGAAGCAAATTTGCGTATATAAGGCAGGGCTTCTATGAGAGTGTGTGCTTTTTGTAAATATTCTTGCATGATTTTTCCTAGCGGTTGAAATTTGTTTGATTATCATCATTTAAAGAAAGGTCATAATAATTGGCATCCTCTCTTAAAGTAAAGCCATAATGTCTCCAAAACTCATTACCCAAATCATTACTTTTAAAGGCTATGAGGGCGATTTTATTAATCTTTTCTTTTTTAAGTGCTTCTAGGCAAAATTTTGTCATCTCGTGTGCTATGCCCTTTTTTCTATGATTTTTATGCACGCATACATGGTAAAAGCCGCCCGTGCGTCCATCGTGTCCGCAAAGAATTGAGCCTATTATTTCGCCCTCTAGTTCCGCTACGGCACTTAAATTTGGATTACGCCCCAAAAAAGCACTGATATTTTCAAAACTATCATCAATGCTTCTTAGACCAAATCCCTTAATTTCACACCACAAAGCATACACTTTTTCGTAATCTTCTTCTTGCATCGCCCTAATTTTCATAAATCCTCCTAAAATCCTAAATTTTCATCAAAATCAAACATTAAATTCATATTTTGCACCGCTTGCCCTGCCGCACCTTTGACCAAATTATCCAAAGCACCGATGATGATAAGTCTTTTTGTGCGTTTATCTATGCAAAAATTAATATCCATAAAATTACTATGGCTTACAAAATGCGTTTGAGGGTAAATTTTACCGCTTAAAAGACGGATAAAGGGCTTATTTTGATAATATTTTTCATAAATTTTTCTTAACTCGCCCTCGTCTAAATCGCAGGCTAAATTTGCGTAAATACTTGCTAAAATCCCCCTTTGCATAGGGACAAGGTGCGGAGTGAATTGAATTTTTAGCTCCTCATTTGCTGCAAGGCTTAATTGCTCTTCAATCTCTGGTGTATGGCGATGTGAAGCAATAGCATAAGCCTTGAAATTTTCATTAACTTCACAAAATAAATTCTCTATCTTAGCTCCGCGTCCAGCCCCACTTACTCCGCTTTTCGCATCGATGATAATGGAGCTTAAATCAATCACTTTTTCCTTCACCACAGGATAAAGACTAAGGATAGAGCAAGTCGTATAACAGCCCGCATTTGCCACTAAACGCGTCTTTTTTATCTCCTCACAATAAAGCTCACTAAGCCCATAAACAGCCTCTTTGACAAGCTTTTCATTAGGGTGAGAAAAATGATAATAAAGCTCATAATTTCGCAAATTTTTCAAGCGAAAATCCGCACTCAAATCGATAATTTTCATACGCTTTAATAAAGCATCATTAATAAAACTCGCACTAAATTCGTGCGGAGTCGCCATAAAAAGCACATCAAGCTCGACCTCACTTAAATCCTCGCTAGCAAATTGAAGACTTAAATTTGAGTGCGGATAAAGGGCGTTGTAACTTTGTCCTACATTATTTTTTGAGCCTATGTAAGTAAGCTTTGTTTTGGGGTGTTTGGAGAGAATTTTCACAAGCTCATTACCCACATAGCCACTAGCACCTAAAATTCCTACCTTAAGTTCCATTTTTTTCCTTAATTTTGAGATTTCGATTATATTATTTTAAAATAAAAATTGATTTAAAAAATATTAAGAAAATTCTCATACGCCTAAATCCATACTCATAAGACTTTTAAATGTCATTTAACCTGCTTCACTTCACAAAAGCAACACGCCCCAAACTATCACCTACCAAAACTCTGCATTATGCAGAAAAATGGTGTATTTGAATACTTATGGGTGCTTGAAAAATCAAACTAAGCTTTTTTAACGATATAAAGCTGTTCTTTAATATGTATGGGACGATTTTTAAGATTGCGACTAGCTCTAAAAGCATTGTAATTTTGCTCTAAAATAAAGCATTTGCCAAGCTTTTGAAGTCTTTTTTCAAATTTCTCTTTTTTCACAAAACCCTCGCAATTATAAGAAAGCAAAATGATTTTAGCAGGGGTTTGAAAAATTAGCTCAAAAAGGGCTTCTTCGGCTTCTTTAGCTTTGTTATAAACGCTTCTATTCCAATCTTTTGGTATGCCGCTGATTTTAGAAAGCTCGGTAGGCTTTTTATAAGCGGCAAGAAGATTAAGCATAAAATAATTTGAGCCATAAGGGTGTTGATTATAAGGGGGGTCAAAATATGCTAAATCAAGCCTTTCAAGCTCCTTACTCAAAGCATTTGCATCCTTTTGCAAAACTTCAAATTCGCAATGAAAATTCGAAAAAACAGGCATTTTAAGACTCATCTTCCCCCTAATGCGTGAAAGAGCATTTTCTCCCACCCCACCAAATTTACCCACTCCGTTTTTATCCTTATAAAAGCCTTTAAAAACGCCACTTGTATTAGCGTGCACACTCGCTTCATAAAGCAAGG from Campylobacter upsaliensis includes:
- the argB gene encoding acetylglutamate kinase translates to MQEYLQKAHTLIEALPYIRKFASKIVLIKYGGSAMENEELKHCVMQDIALLKLVGLKPVIVHGGGKDISRLCENLGVKSEFKNGLRISDQETTKIAEMALLQINKNLVQNLECLGVKAIGICGKDAGLLHCVKKDEDLGFVGEISKVKVGILNELLEKDFLPVIAPVGMDENLNTYNINADDAACELAKALKAEKLVFLSDIAGLYRNYEDKNSLISKISLSEAKELLSSLQGGMLVKLRSCIDACENGVKKVHILDGRVKHSLLLEIFTDEGIGTLVV
- a CDS encoding GNAT family N-acetyltransferase encodes the protein MKIRAMQEEDYEKVYALWCEIKGFGLRSIDDSFENISAFLGRNPNLSAVAELEGEIIGSILCGHDGRTGGFYHVCVHKNHRKKGIAHEMTKFCLEALKKEKINKIALIAFKSNDLGNEFWRHYGFTLREDANYYDLSLNDDNQTNFNR
- the argC gene encoding N-acetyl-gamma-glutamyl-phosphate reductase, producing MELKVGILGASGYVGNELVKILSKHPKTKLTYIGSKNNVGQSYNALYPHSNLSLQFASEDLSEVELDVLFMATPHEFSASFINDALLKRMKIIDLSADFRLKNLRNYELYYHFSHPNEKLVKEAVYGLSELYCEEIKKTRLVANAGCYTTCSILSLYPVVKEKVIDLSSIIIDAKSGVSGAGRGAKIENLFCEVNENFKAYAIASHRHTPEIEEQLSLAANEELKIQFTPHLVPMQRGILASIYANLACDLDEGELRKIYEKYYQNKPFIRLLSGKIYPQTHFVSHSNFMDINFCIDKRTKRLIIIGALDNLVKGAAGQAVQNMNLMFDFDENLGF
- a CDS encoding DNA adenine methylase — encoded protein: MQENPAFLKEQIITYLGNKRALLGFLKQGFDYAKFELKKEKLSFLDMFSGSGIVSRFAKAHSSFIIANDLELYSKIINSCYLANLNQNEFKTLKTLHQKLLSTPLQNGFISELYAPKDEANIQKNERVFYTRENALYLDSLRQAIEKEIPTNLRYFFLAPLLYEASVHANTSGVFKGFYKDKNGVGKFGGVGENALSRIRGKMSLKMPVFSNFHCEFEVLQKDANALSKELERLDLAYFDPPYNQHPYGSNYFMLNLLAAYKKPTELSKISGIPKDWNRSVYNKAKEAEEALFELIFQTPAKIILLSYNCEGFVKKEKFEKRLQKLGKCFILEQNYNAFRASRNLKNRPIHIKEQLYIVKKA